In Massilia antarctica, the following are encoded in one genomic region:
- the purL gene encoding phosphoribosylformylglycinamidine synthase, which translates to MLILPGSNALSVFRSQRLLSQLQAVAPAITAVQARFYHFIDTSAALSADDTSRLAAMLTYGEPAAASSREGVTEEFFVIPRLGTISPWASKATDIAHNCGMAHVHRIERGIAFSISLKTGLLGSSIGAAKKLSDAETEAVAGLLHDRMTESVLRNADQASDLFRELEARPLESVDVLKAGKHALEKANTELGLALSDDEIDYLFDAFTKAGRNPTDVELMMFAQANSEHCRHKIFNADWIVDGVAQDKSLFQMIKNTHQLQPKGTIVAYSDNSSIMEGATVMRFYPRGAGHEYAPSTELTHTLMKVETHNHPTAISPFPGASTGAGGEIRDEGATGRGAKPKAGLTGFTVSNLMIPDAVRPWENAANVNQPAGARAPAAAYGKPDRIASPLQIMIEGPLGGAAFSNEFGRPVLGGYFRTYEQNLGALSAGLPDAVFGYHKPIMIAGGIGNISGQHTHKNDIPVGSLLIQLGGPGMRIGMGGSAASSMATGTNTADLDFDSVQRGNPEMERRAQEVINSCWQMGADNPIISIHDVGAGGLSNAFPEITNDAKRGAIFDLRKVPLEESGMAPKEIWSNESQERYVLAIAPESLALFAAMCERERCLFAAVGVATEERQLKLIDPELGNSPVDMPMDVLLGKPPKMLRDVTHVHNEFPAIDLTGLDLADVARRVLLLPAVADKSFLITIGDRTVGGTTVRDQMVGPWQVPVADCAVTAMSFEGYLGEAMAMGERTPLAVINAAASGRMAVGEAVTNIAAAPIRDISDIKLSANWMAACGQPGQDAALFDTVKAVGMELCPALGISIPVGKDSLSMRTTWKDEGDAKAVVSPVSLIVSSFAPVYDVRRSLTPQIKVDAGETALILIDLGRGKNRLGASALSLVTQQLGNETPDVDSADDLKGFFAAIQQLNADDKLLAYHDRSDGGLFATLCEMAFAGRSGLSVNLDILTLESGHGADWGDAKNWAGQVAERRNDQTLRALFNEELGAVIQVRADEKSAVMNVLREHNLGACSHIIGKPNERGVIEFTRDAKVIYTEARSALHRVWSDTSWRIARLRDNPACADAEYERLLDETDPGITPKLTFDPNENIAAPFVATGVRPRVAILREQGVNSHIETAWVMHQAGFAAVDVHMSDLIAGRARLDDFQGIIAVGGFSYGDVLGAGEGWAKTILFNAQLADQFARFFSRGDTFGLGVCNGCQMMSNLKSIIPGAHAWPKFTRNKSEQFEARFAMVEVLDSPSIFFSGMAGTQAAIAIAHGEGFADFSQTGDLGAVVKAMRFVDNRGAATEAYPFNPNGSPEGLTSVTTADGRFSVLMPHAERVFRSVQQSWHPQSWGEDSPWMRMFRNARKWVG; encoded by the coding sequence ATGTTGATACTACCGGGTTCCAATGCCCTGTCCGTATTTCGCAGCCAACGCCTCCTGAGCCAATTGCAAGCTGTCGCCCCGGCGATTACGGCGGTCCAGGCGCGTTTTTATCACTTTATCGATACCAGCGCGGCGCTGTCGGCGGACGACACGTCGCGCCTGGCGGCGATGCTGACCTACGGCGAACCGGCCGCGGCAAGTTCGCGCGAGGGCGTCACCGAGGAATTCTTCGTGATCCCGCGCCTGGGCACCATTTCGCCATGGGCATCGAAAGCGACCGATATCGCGCACAACTGCGGCATGGCGCATGTGCACCGGATCGAGCGGGGGATTGCATTTTCGATCAGCCTGAAAACGGGCCTGCTGGGCAGCAGCATCGGCGCGGCCAAGAAGCTCTCCGACGCAGAAACCGAGGCGGTGGCTGGCCTGCTGCATGACCGCATGACCGAAAGCGTGCTGCGTAACGCCGACCAGGCTTCGGATCTGTTCCGCGAACTCGAAGCACGGCCACTGGAATCGGTGGACGTTCTCAAGGCCGGCAAGCACGCCCTGGAAAAAGCCAACACCGAACTGGGCCTGGCCTTGTCGGACGATGAAATCGATTACCTGTTCGACGCCTTCACCAAGGCAGGGCGCAACCCGACCGACGTCGAACTGATGATGTTCGCGCAAGCGAACAGCGAGCATTGCCGCCACAAGATTTTCAACGCCGACTGGATCGTCGACGGCGTGGCGCAGGACAAGTCGCTGTTCCAGATGATCAAGAACACGCACCAGTTGCAGCCGAAAGGCACGATCGTCGCCTACAGCGACAACTCCTCGATCATGGAAGGCGCGACCGTCATGCGCTTCTATCCGCGCGGCGCCGGCCACGAGTACGCCCCGTCGACGGAATTGACGCACACCCTGATGAAGGTCGAGACGCACAATCACCCGACCGCCATTTCGCCGTTTCCCGGCGCCTCCACCGGCGCCGGCGGCGAGATCCGCGATGAAGGCGCGACCGGCCGTGGCGCCAAGCCTAAGGCCGGCCTGACTGGTTTTACGGTCTCGAACCTGATGATTCCGGACGCCGTGCGTCCATGGGAAAACGCGGCCAACGTCAACCAGCCGGCCGGCGCGCGCGCACCGGCGGCTGCCTACGGCAAGCCTGACCGCATCGCCTCGCCGCTGCAGATCATGATCGAAGGCCCGCTCGGCGGCGCCGCGTTCAGCAACGAGTTTGGCCGTCCGGTCCTGGGCGGCTACTTCCGCACCTACGAACAGAATCTGGGCGCCCTGAGCGCCGGCCTTCCCGATGCGGTGTTCGGCTACCACAAGCCGATCATGATTGCCGGCGGCATCGGCAATATCTCGGGCCAGCACACGCACAAGAACGATATCCCGGTCGGCAGCCTGCTGATCCAGCTGGGCGGCCCGGGCATGCGCATCGGGATGGGCGGCAGCGCCGCATCGTCGATGGCGACCGGCACCAACACGGCCGACCTGGATTTCGACTCGGTCCAGCGCGGCAATCCTGAAATGGAACGTCGCGCGCAGGAAGTCATCAACTCGTGCTGGCAGATGGGCGCGGACAATCCGATCATCTCGATCCACGACGTGGGCGCGGGCGGCTTGTCGAACGCTTTCCCCGAGATCACCAACGATGCCAAGCGCGGCGCGATCTTTGACCTGCGCAAGGTGCCGCTCGAAGAAAGCGGCATGGCGCCGAAAGAGATCTGGTCCAACGAATCGCAGGAACGCTATGTGCTGGCGATTGCGCCGGAAAGCCTGGCGCTGTTCGCCGCCATGTGCGAGCGTGAGCGCTGCCTGTTCGCCGCCGTCGGCGTGGCCACCGAAGAACGCCAGCTCAAGCTGATCGATCCGGAGCTGGGCAACTCGCCGGTCGACATGCCGATGGACGTCTTGCTCGGCAAGCCGCCCAAGATGCTGCGCGACGTCACGCACGTGCACAATGAATTCCCGGCGATCGACCTGACTGGCCTCGACCTGGCCGACGTCGCCAGGCGCGTGCTGCTGCTGCCCGCCGTGGCCGACAAATCGTTCCTGATCACCATCGGCGACCGCACGGTCGGCGGCACCACCGTGCGCGACCAGATGGTCGGTCCGTGGCAGGTGCCGGTGGCCGATTGCGCCGTCACCGCCATGAGCTTCGAAGGCTACCTGGGCGAAGCGATGGCGATGGGCGAGCGTACCCCGCTGGCGGTGATTAACGCCGCCGCGTCGGGCCGCATGGCCGTCGGCGAAGCGGTGACCAACATCGCCGCCGCGCCGATCCGCGATATCTCCGACATCAAGCTGTCGGCCAACTGGATGGCCGCCTGCGGCCAGCCGGGACAGGATGCCGCGTTGTTCGATACCGTCAAGGCGGTCGGCATGGAACTGTGCCCGGCCTTGGGCATCAGTATCCCGGTCGGCAAGGATTCGCTGTCGATGCGCACCACCTGGAAAGACGAGGGGGATGCGAAAGCGGTCGTTTCGCCGGTTTCGCTGATCGTATCCTCGTTCGCGCCGGTGTACGACGTACGCCGTTCGCTCACGCCGCAGATCAAGGTCGATGCCGGCGAGACCGCGCTGATCCTGATCGATCTGGGGCGCGGCAAGAACCGCCTCGGCGCCTCGGCGCTGTCGCTGGTGACCCAGCAGCTCGGCAATGAGACGCCGGACGTCGACAGCGCGGACGACCTGAAAGGCTTCTTCGCGGCGATCCAGCAATTGAACGCCGACGACAAGCTGCTCGCTTACCACGACCGTTCCGATGGCGGCCTGTTCGCCACCTTGTGCGAGATGGCGTTCGCGGGCCGCAGCGGGCTGTCGGTCAACCTCGACATCCTCACGCTCGAATCCGGCCATGGCGCCGACTGGGGCGACGCCAAGAACTGGGCGGGCCAGGTGGCCGAGCGCCGCAACGATCAAACCCTGCGCGCCTTGTTCAATGAAGAACTGGGCGCCGTGATCCAGGTGCGCGCGGACGAAAAATCGGCCGTCATGAACGTGCTGCGCGAGCACAATCTGGGTGCGTGCAGTCATATCATCGGTAAACCCAACGAGCGTGGCGTGATTGAATTCACGCGCGACGCCAAGGTAATCTACACAGAAGCGCGCAGCGCGCTGCACCGCGTGTGGAGCGACACGAGCTGGCGCATCGCGCGCCTGCGTGACAACCCCGCGTGTGCCGACGCCGAGTACGAGCGCCTGCTGGACGAAACCGATCCCGGCATCACGCCGAAGCTGACCTTCGACCCGAACGAGAATATCGCCGCGCCGTTCGTGGCGACCGGCGTGCGTCCGCGCGTGGCGATCCTGCGCGAGCAGGGCGTGAACTCGCACATCGAGACTGCATGGGTGATGCACCAGGCCGGATTTGCGGCGGTGGACGTGCACATGAGCGACCTGATTGCCGGCCGCGCCAGGCTGGATGACTTCCAGGGCATCATCGCGGTTGGTGGCTTCTCGTACGGCGACGTGCTCGGTGCCGGCGAGGGCTGGGCCAAGACGATTCTGTTCAACGCCCAGCTGGCGGACCAGTTCGCGCGCTTCTTCAGCCGTGGCGACACGTTCGGACTGGGCGTGTGCAATGGTTGCCAGATGATGAGCAACCTGAAATCGATCATCCCGGGCGCGCATGCGTGGCCGAAGTTCACGCGCAACAAGTCCGAGCAGTTCGAGGCGCGTTTTGCGATGGTCGAGGTGCTCGATTCGCCGTCGATCTTCTTCAGCGGCATGGCGGGCACGCAGGCGGCGATTGCGATCGCCCACGGCGAAGGGTTTGCCGATTTCTCGCAAACGGGCGATCTCGGCGCGGTGGTCAAGGCCATGCGCTTTGTCGACAACCGTGGCGCGGCCACCGAGGCGTATCCGTTCAATCCGAACGGTTCGCCCGAGGGCCTGACGTCGGTCACGACGGCGGACGGGCGCTTCAGCGTGCTGATGCCGCACGCCGAGCGCGTGTTCCGTTCGGTGCAGCAGTCGTGGCATCCGCAGTCGTGGGGCGAGGATTCCCCATGGATGCGCATGTTCCGCAATGCGCGCAAGTGGGTAGGCTAA